Below is a window of Cytobacillus firmus DNA.
GGAATTTGAGGGAGATCTTTCTGTTCAGGAGCGGATGCCTGATGCAATTGCTTCTTTAATAGATGGCTTTGAACTGCAGGTTTTACCGCAGGATATTGGTTCGGACGGGTTTTATATTTCCTGTCTGAGAAAGAAGGTGCAATAAATGGAACAAAATACAGCAGAGAAAATTACAGCAGCAGAACAAAAACCATCCATTTATACTTTACAGCTTCATGAGCTGAAGGAATGGCTAAAAGAAAATAATGAGAAAGCCTTCAGGGCTGAGCAAATATTTGATTGGCTTTATACAAAGAGGGTCACATCATTTGAGGATATGACGAATCTGTCAAAAGGGCTGAGGGACACGCTATCAGCAAATTTTTCACTGACAACCCTTAAAACGATCATCCAGCAGGAGTCTGCTGATGGGACAATAAAATTCTTATTTGAGCTTCATGATGGCTATTCAATTGAAACTGTACTGATGAGGCATGACTATGGGAATTCAGTATGTGTAACCACTCAGGTGGGCTGCCGGATCGGATGTACATTCTGTGCCTCCACATTAGGCGGATTAAAACGTAATCTTGAAGCAGGAGAAATCGTTGCTCAGGTCGTAAAAGTACAACAGGCACTTGATGAAACAGATGAACGGGTCAGCTCAGTTGTCATTATGGGTATAGGTGAACCTTTTGATAATTATGACAGCATGCTCTCATTCCTTAAAATTATCAACCATGATAAAGGGCTGAATATAGGCGCACGCCATATAACTGTTTCGACAAGCGGAATCATCCCGAAAATTTATAAATTTGCAGATGAAAATATGCAGATTAATTTCGCGATTTCCCTACATGCCCCAAACACCGAAATCAGGAGCCGCCTGATGCCTATAAATAGAGCTTATAAGCTGCCGGACCTTATGGATTCAATCAGGTATTATATAAATAAGACAGGCAGACGTGTAAGCTTCGAATATGGCTTATTCGGAGGGGTAAATGATCAGGTTGAACACGCTGAAGAGCTCGCAAAGTTAATAAAAAATGTTAAGTGCCATGTTAACCTGATTCCAGTAAACTATGTGCCGGAACGGGATTATGTAAGAACACCCAAGGATCAGATTTTTGCTTTTGAAAAGACATTGAAGAATCACGGCATTAATGTAACCATTCGCAGGGAGCACGGTCACGATATAGATGCAGCATGCGGACAACTTCGTGCAAAGGAGCGAAAAGAGGAGACGAGGTGACAGAATGAAAGCTGTTTTCATGACAGATAGAGGCAAAGTCAGGCAGCATAATGAAGATAATGGCGGCATCTATGTGAACAGCAGCGGTCAGCGCCTTGCCATCGTAGCAGATGGCATGGGCGGCCACCGTGCTGGCGATGTGGCAAGCGAAATGACTTTAACAAGTTTAAAAGGATTCTGGGATCAGACAGATGACTTTCAGACTGCCGATGAGGCTGAAGGATGGCTGCAGAAGCATATTGCAGAGGTCAATACCATCCTTTATGAACATTCAAAAGTGAATGAACAATGCGAAGGTATGGGCACTACTGTTGTTGCTGCCATATGTACCGACCGATTTGCGACGATTGCGAATATCGGCGACAGCAGATGTTATATTTTAAATGAGTCAGGTTTTCAGCAGCTGACGGAAGACCATTCCCTGGTGAATGAACTTGTAAGGTCAGGGCAGATTACAAAGGAAGATGCCGAGCATCATCCAAGAAAAAATGTGCTGCTGAGAGCATTGGGAACGGAAGCAGCTGTTGAGATGGATATTAAAACTATTACATTCGAAGAAGGCGACCTATTATTATTATGCTCTGACGGATTGTCCAACAAGGTATCTGTGGCAGAAATGAGCGAAATCCTCAAAAGTGAAGGTGCACTGGAAGAAAAAGCTTCAGTGCTGATTGATAAGGCCAATGATAATGGCGGCGAAGATAATATTACGCTCGTGATTGCTGAGTATTATGAAAGCAATGAGAGCGGGATGATAAATGATGATTAAGGGAAGAAGATTAAGCGGCCGCTATAGAATTATTGATATGATTGGCGGAGGAGGCATGGCGAATGTCTACCTGGCCCATGATATGATTCTTGATCGTGATGTAGCCGTGAAAGTGCTTCGGATGGACTTTGCCGAAGATGAAGAATTTATCCGCCGTTTTCATCGTGAAGCCCAGTCTGCTACCAGCTTAGCCCACCCGAATATCGTCAATATCTATGATGTTGGCGAGGAGGACTCAATCTATTATATTGTGATGGAATATGTAGATGGACAAACGTTAAAACAATACATACAGCAAAACAGCCCTATTCGGATAGATGATGCCCTGGAAATTTTGAAACAGCTGACCTCAGCCATATCTCATGCACATCAAAACCATATCATACACCGGGATATTAAACCGCATAATATTTTGATAGACAGGCATGGTAATGTTAAGATTACTGATTTTGGAATTGCCATGGCACTAAGCGCTACGAGCATAACCCAGACAAATTCAGTGCTGGGCTCTGTTCATTATCTTTCTCCTGAACAGGCCAGAGGGGGAATGGCCAACAGAAAGTCTGATATCTATTCCCTTGGCATTGTTATGTTTGAGCTTTTGACAGGCAGGCTTCCTTTCTCGGGTGAATCTGCGGTATCAATAGCACTCAAACACCTGCAATCGGAGACACCTTCCCTGAAGAGATGGAATCCATCCATACCGCAAAGTGTTGAAAATATCGTTTTAAAAGCGACCGCTAAAGATCCCTTTCACAGGTATGATACCGTTGAAGAAATGGAAGAAGATATCAGAACAGCTCTTGAGCCCGAAAGACTGCATGAAAAAAAGTTCATAGTGCCAATTGACGATGATGCTACAAAAGCTATACCTGTTATTACAGATGACCGCCCATATCAAAGTATGGACGAAACCCTTGTGCATGCAAAGGATACCAAGGGAGATACTCAGCCTGTGGCGAATCCTCTCCCTGAAAAGAAGAAGAAAGAAAAAAAGAAGAAAAAGAAATGGCCGATAATCCTGGTATCAGTCTTTTTATTTCTGATTGTGACAGGGATCCTGGCCATAACCGTTTTTCCTGATCTGATGGAGCCAAAGGATGTTCAGGTTCCGGATGTATCCGGCAAAGAGGTGGAAGATGCAGTAGCAGAGCTGATTGCCGCAGGGTTTACGGTTAGGGATACAAAGCCGATCAGTGATCCGGATGTTGAAGAAGGCCTGGTAGTTAAAACAGATCCGAAAGCAGGCAGAACTGTCAAAGAGGGAACCTCCATTGATATCTATGAAAGCTCCGGCAAAGAAAAATTTGAATTGGCAGATTACCAGGGCAGGCAATATGATGATGTTGTCCGCCTGCTTGAAAACAAAAATTTTAAAAGCATTGAAAAAAACGAAGAAACAGATGATAGTGAGCCGGCTGGGACCATCCTGGATCAAAACTTATCAGAAGGCGACCTTGTCGTTCCAGAGGATACGGAATTGATTTTCACTGTGAGCAAAGGACCGGCGCCAATAGCATTAAAAGATTTACGCGGCTATAACGAAAAGGGTCTGCAGGAGTACGAAGAATCTTCCGGATTGAAGGTAGAATATGGGGAAGAAGAGTACCATGAGGAAGTTCCTGAAGGGCTGGTTATCAAACAGGACCCGGCACCAGGCGCAAATCTGACAAGGGGACAGAAGGTGACGGTGGTTCTTTCAAAAGGAAAAAAAGAACTCCTTCCTAAGACTGAAAATATTGAGATCAGCATTCCATATGAGCCTGCCGCCGAAGGTGAGCCCAATGAAGTTCAGATTATCATTAAGGATTTGAATAATACAGGTTCTGAACCAATGCATACAGAGCTGATATATGAAGATGTGGTAATACCAATTGATCTGACAATCGCTCCTGGACAGAATGCCTCTTATAAGGTTCTGCGCGATGGCCAGGTTTTTGAGGAAAAGGAAATACCTTATCCGGATGAAGAATCATAAGCAAGGAGTGTTGCTATGCCTGAGGGCAAAATTATTAAAGCCATAGCAGGGTTTTATTATGTATTAAGCGGAAATGAAACCATTCAGTGCCGCGGACGTGGAGTTTTCAGGAAAAATAAAGTTACACCGCTTGTCGGTGATGAAGTAGTGTTTCAGGCAGAAAGTAATACAGAAGGATACATCTTAGAAGTAAAGGAACGGAAAAATGAGCTGATTCGTCCGCCGATTGCCAATGTTGATCAGGCCATTCTTGTATTTTCAGCTGTTGAACCGGGCTTTAGCACCTCTCTTTTAGATCGTTTCCTGGTGCTGGTTGAATTCAATCATATAAAGCCGCTCATCTGCATTACTAAAATTGACCTGGCAGATGAAAATGAGTATAGGGAAATTCAGCAATATGCATCTGATTACCGCAAAGCCGGCTATGATGTTTTGCTGACATCCTCTGAAACAGAAGAAGGCGTTAAAGATCTGATGCCCTATCTGGAAGGTGAGATATCTGTTTTTGCCGGACAGTCAGGTGTAGGGAAATCTTCTTTGTTGAACGTTCTAAGACCGGACCTGGAGCTGAAAACAAATGATATTTCTTCGCATTTGGGCAGGGGAAAGCATACGACCAGGCATGTAGAGCTGATCGAGGTTGGAAAAGGGCTTGTTGCTGATACCCCGGGATTCAGCTCCCTCGAATTCACTGATATCGAATTGGAGGATCTCAATTATTGCTTCCCTGAAATTCAGGAGAAAAGTGAACTTTGCAAATTTAGAGGATGCCTGCACATGGCTGAGCCTAAATGCGCTGTAAAAGCCGCCTGTGAAAACGGTGAAATTCCATCCTACAGGTATGAACACTACAAAACCTTTCTGCAGGAAATCAAAGATAGAAAGCCGAGGTATTAATTCATGGTAAAAATCGCACCTTCTATTTTATCGGCAGACTTTTCTAAATTGGGAGAAGAGATTAAAGATGTTGAACGCGGCGGCGCTGATTATATCCACGTTGATGTAATGGACGGCCATTTTGTGCCGAATATTACAATTGGTCCATTAATTGTGGATGCCATCCGTCCTGTAACAAAGCTGCCCCTTGACGTTCATTTGATGATAGAAGATCCGGATAGTTACATTGAGGCATTTGCTAATGCGGGGGCCGATTACATCACTGTTCATGCAGAAGCATGCAGGCATCTCCACAGAACGGTTCATTTTATTAAATCCTTTGGTGTTAAGGCAGGAGTGGTTCTTAATCCAGCTACACCAGTTAATATGATAGAGCATGTTATTGAAGATATTGATATGGTATTGCTTATGTCTGTTAATCCTGGATTTGGAGGGCAGAAATTCATCCCATCCGTTCTTCCGAAGATTGCAGCCGTAAAAAAATTGGCTGACGCAAAAGGCCTGAAAATTGAAATTGAAGTGGACGGCGGAGTAAATGAAGAAACAGCGCAATTGTGCATTGAAGCTGGAGCCAATGTGCTGGTTGCCGGGTCGGCGATTTATAATCAGAAAGACAGAGCAGCGGCGATTGCTGCTTTAAAGGGTTCGCAATAAAGTGAAACTTCAATCAGTGGGGATTTTCCTTATCCCCCACTGATTGTTAGTTGAACCAATCGGGCCTTTACGGGCAGTTTGATCCCCACTTATCCTCATTTGATTCCTCTGAGTCTTGAATGGGGGTCTTACTGCCCGTTAGACTGCGATAAAAAGAAGCCAGCTGGAATACAGCTGGCTTTTTGTCATATTAGATACATAAATGAATGGAGCAATGTATAATGATTATCAATATTTTAGCTGGAGGCCCGGATGACTTGCTGCCTGATCTGCATTCGTTCAGTAATACAGATGATATTTGGGTCGGAGTAGACAGAGGGGTGCTTACTCTAATTCAAAGCGGCATTCAGCCGGAAATGGCATTTGGTGATTTTGATTCGGTGTCGGATGAAGAGCTTTTGCTCATTGAAGAAAATGTAAAAGAGCTGAACAGGTTCATGCCGGAGAAGGATGAAACGGACATGGAGCTTGCCCTGAATTGGGCACTCGGCCAAAAACCTGAAAAAGTCCATTTGTATGGTGCCACAGGCGGCAGGCTTGACCACTTATTCGCAAATATTCAGCTGTTAATAAAGCCTGCACTGGCGGAAGACTTTGTTCCTGTCGAAATTATTGACAAGTCTAATAAGATTTATATTAAGACTCCAGGTAAATACAGCATAAAGCAGAATTCAAATTTCAAATACATTTCGTTTGTTCCGGTCACTATGGAAATTAAAGGCCTCACCCTGAGAAATTTCAAGTATCCGCTGACAGATCGGACCGTTCCTGCCGGTTCTACTCTCTGTATCAGTAATGAACTTATTGATGATTGTGGTACTTTTTCTTTTACTGAAGGCATATTAATGGTTGTAAGAAGCAAGGATTAAGTGCCGGGCCGCTTCCCTGCAAGATGCGGGAAAGCTGGATAAGAGTCTTAGCATGAATTGCTTTCTGATCATTTTTTGTAATCATGAGTACTCATCTTTCATTATTTGAATAAGATGGTAAAGACGATTTAAGGACAGAATGGATGCGTAAGATCGTGAGGAGGGACACGAGTAATGAGATTTTATACAATCAAACTTCCTAAATTTTTAGGGGGCATTGTGCGTGCCATGTTAGGGACCTTCAAAAAGGGGTAGACACCCATAAATTAAAAAGAAAATAGCATCAAAACTTGGCACCTCACCTGGGGTGCTTTTATTTTTTGCTTAAATGGGGGAGAATGATAGTGGGTCAAAAAAGGAAAATAAAAAGGACATCCAAAAGGGATGTCCCTGAGCATGTTAAACGCGCTCAACTTTACCTGATTTAAGTGCTCTTGCAGAAACCCAAACACGTTTAGGTTTACCGTCTACAAGAATACGTACCTTCTGAAGGTTAGCACCCCAAGTGCGCTTGTTAGCGTTCATTGCGTGAGAACGTGCGTTACCTGAAGTTGTTTTTTTACCAGTTACTACACATTTGCGTGGCATGTATGTTTCCCTCCTTACTAAAAGCATAAGCTGAAACTATTTTTCAATGCTTTCATCTGCAATAGTCAGATTCATCCATCTGAATTAATGCGGAATCCCTGTGCGGATTTCGACATTAAAAGATACTTTAATAATTTATCATACAACCCTTCTGATTGCAATAGTTTGCTTTCAAGAAAATTTCCTTGACATAGGGGGATGGAACATGAGCTATAATAGAGATGGAGAAGTATGACTTTCAATATCACAGCCCATATAGTAAAATATTATAAGGTATGCTTTAAGCTTTGAAGTTAAAAAGACCGCTGCCCAGCTTAAAAAGGTGAATTGTCTCTTGCCGGAAGGCTTAGCCTCCAGGGTGCAATTCAGGGGAAAGCCAGCACTATCGTTAAGCGGAAGTGCCTGAAGAAGCTTTTATGAAAAGCAATTTCCAAAGGGGGAACGAACCATGTCCATCGAATTAAAAACAAATTTCGGGCAAATTGATATCTCTAATGATGTAATTGCAACAATCGCAGGCGGAGCAGCAGTTGACTGCTACGGCATTGTAGGAATGGCCTCTAAAAATCAAATTAAGGATGGCCTTACAGATATACTGCGTAAAGAGAATTTTACCCGTGGTGTAATTGTTCGCCAGGAAGAAGATGAAGTACATATCGATATGTATATTATTGTAAGTTACGGAACGAAAATTTCCGAGGTTGCCCACAATGTGCAATCTAAAGTGAAATACACCCTTGATAAAACAGTTGGGCTTAGCACTGACTCGGTTAATATTTACGTTCAGGGAGTTCGAGTAACGAACCCGTAGTGAGGAGGAAAGACTTGTGTCAAAAAGAGATTTAGATGGGAAGCTTTTTGCCGAAATGGTCATACAAGGAGCGAACCATTTATCTGCTAATGCAAAATTAGTGGATGCGTTAAATGTTTTCCCTGTTCCTGATGGAGACACAGGAACCAACATGAATTTGTCAATGACTTCCGGAGCAAAGGAAGTTAAAGCTAATATCCAGGAGCATATTGGAAAGGTAGGCTCTGCTCTTTCTAAAGGTTTGCTTATGGGAGCACGAGGGAACTCGGGAGTAATTCTCTCCCAGCTGTTCCGAGGCTTCTCAAAAGCGATTGAACATAAAGCTTCTATCAATGGAAAAGAGTTTGCTGATGCTCTGAATTCTGGTGTGGAGACGGCATATAAAGCTGTGATGAAGCCGGTTGAAGGAACGATCCTTACTGTTGCAAAAGATTCCGCTAAGAAAGCGGTTCAGGCTGCTAATCATGAAGATGATATCATCGTGATTATGGAGGAAGTTTTGAAAGAAGCAAGGGCTTCCCTAAACCGCACTCCAGATCTTCTTCCAGTCTTAAAAGAAGTTGGAGTTGTAGACAGCGGCGGACAGGGCCTTGTGTTTGTATATGAAGGATTCCTTGCCGAGCTAAAGGGCGAAAAACTTCCTGATACACCGGCAGCCCTTCCTAAGATGGATGACCTGGTTAGCGCAGAACACCATAAAAATGTTCACAGTTTTATGAACACTGAGGATATTGAGTTCGGTTATTGCACTGAATTTATGGTCAAATTCGAAGATGAAAAAATTTCTGCTAATCCTTTTTCAGAAGACAGATTCCGCCAGGACTTAAGCCAATATGGCGACTCACTTCTTGTGATTGCGGATGAGCAGCTTGTAAAAGTACATATCCACTCTGAACAGCCGGGAGATTGCCTGACATACGGACAGCGCTATGGCAGTTTAATCAATATGAAGATTGAAAACATGCGCCAGCAGCACACCAACTTAGTCGAAGACGTTCCTACACCTTTGGCGGCCCAGGCTAAGCCAAAAGAAAAGCAGGAGTACGGGATTGTGACAGTATCAATGGGCAGCGGCATCGCGGATCTTTTCCGAAGCATCGGTGCACATGCTGTCATTGAAGGCGGACAGACAATGAATCCCAGCACGGAAGATATTGTAAAAGCCATCAAAGAAGTAAATGCAAAAAAAGTAATCATTTTGCCAAACAATAAAAATATCATTATGGCTGCACAGCAGGCTGCAGAAGTGACTGAAGAAGAAGCAGTGGTTGTTCCTTCAAAAACTGTTCCTCAGGGAATGGCGGCACTTCTTGCCTTTAATCCAAGTGCTGAGCTTACAGAAAACGAAGAAGGCATGACAGATGCTCTTCAGCATGTGAAAACAGGCCAAATCACGTTTGCTGTCCGTGATACAAGCATCGATGGCCTTGAGATAGAAAAAGATGATTTCATGGGCATTGCTGACGGCAAAATTGTTGTGAAAAACAAGGATAGAGTTCAGGCTGCCAAAGATCTTCTGGAAGGAATGATCGATGAAGACTCTGAGATCCTTACCGTCTTAAAAGGTGAAGATGCAGCAGATGAGGAAGTAGACTCACTTATCAGCTATATTGAAGATAAATATGAAGATATTGAGGTTGAGCTTCATGATGGAAAACAGCCTCTATACTCTTTCATTTTCGCAATTGAATAACAAGTAAACAATAAACAAAGCGAGGGCCCAGCCTTCGCTTTTGTCCATTTTAGACCTTTATAAATGCTTTTAAGCATGAGTTTTTTTGTTTTAAGGTTACTTTCTTGCATTTTTAAATTACAATGTGCTAGTTATAAAGCAGGCGTTTCATAAGCCTGTATATAAAAGTAACGGAGCAGGGAGGGATGGCGGACTGCCTGAAAGAAAATATAATTGGCAGCCGTTCAATAAATGTGAATCCAAATTTAATCCAGTCTGTTACAGCTGTTAAAGGCATCGGAGAGGAATCAGCTGAATTACTGGCTGAAATGAATATTTACACTGTAAAAGACTTGCTTGAATATTTTCCATATAGATATGAAGATTACAGGCTCAAGGACCTGGCAGAAATGAAGCATGATGAAAGAGTGACGGTTGAAGGAAAGGTTCACAGTGAACCTTCACTTGCTTATTACGGCAGGAAACGCTCCAGGCTCACTGTTCGGGTGCTTGTAGGACGGTATCTCATCCAAGTGATTCTGTTCAATCAGCCTTATTTGAAGAACAAAATTGTTTTAAACGAAACGGTTACGGTGACTGGAAAATGGGACCAGCATCGGCAGGTGATTACAGCCAGTGAACTTAAAATAGGAAATGCCTCTGGCAATAAGGATTTTGAGCCGGTTTATGCTGTAAAAGGAAATGTCACGGTCAAAGGCATCAGGCGATTTATTAAACTGGCTTTCACACAGTATCGGAATGACATATCAGAAGATTTACCTGAAAAATATTTATTGCAATATAGACTATTAAATAGGCGAGATGCTGTGAGATCGCTTCATTTTCCCGCCAATGAACAGGAACTCAAGCAGGGAAGGCGGCGTTTTGTTTACGAGGAGTTTTTCTATTTTCAATTAAAAATGCAGGCACTAAGAAAGATTGAAAGAGAGCAGTCAAAAGGGGTTGCACAGGCTTATGATCTTTCAAGACTAGTGGAGTTCATTGACTCACTGCCATTTGATTTAACCGGAGCACAAAAAAGAGTAGTTAATGAGATCATGTCTGATTTGAAATCTCCATACAGGATGAACAGGCTATTACAGGGGGATGTTGGTTCCGGCAAAACGGCAGTGGCGTCGATTGCTCTATTCGCCAGCAGGACAGCAGGCTTTCAGGGAGCATTAATGGTCCCGACCGAAATCCTGGCAGAGCAGCATGCGGAATCTTTAAAGTCGATGCTCGAGCCGTTTGGGCTGCGATGTGAACTTCTGACAAGCTCTGTTAAAGGAAAGCGAAGAAGAGAGATTCTCCAGCTTTTAAAGGATGGAGTGATTGATGTTCTCATTGGCACACATGCACTTATCCAGGATGAAGTGGAATTTAATAAACTGGGACTTGTCATTACTGATGAGCAGCATAGATTCGGGGTAGGGCAGCGGCGGATACTCAGGGAAAAAGGTGAAAATCCTGATGTTCTGTTCATGACTGCAACGCCAATCCCAAGAACATTGGCCATTACCGTTTTTGGTGAAATGGATGTATCCATCATAGATGAAATGCCGGCAGGACGAAAAGCAATTGAAACCTATTGGGCAAAACCTGAAATGCTGGACAGGGTCCTAGGTTTTATGGAAAAGGAGCTTTCAGCAGGTCAGCAGGTTTATGTGATCTGCCCGCTTATTGAGGAATCAGACAAATTGGATGTTCAAAACGCTATAGATGTCCATGCGACACTGATGCATCATTTTCATGGCCGTTATGATGTCGGACTCATGCATGGCAGGCTTCATCCGGATGAAAAGGAAAGTGTTATGAAAGCTTTCAGCCGTAATGAAACTCAGGTTCTTGTTTCGACGACGGTAGTTGAGGTGGGTGTGAATGTTCCAAATGCAACGATGATGGTGATCTATGATGCGGAGCGGTTTGGACTTGCACAGCTGCATCAGCTGAGGGGCAGGGTAGGAAGAGGAGATAAACAATCTTATTGTGTGCTTCTGGCTGATCCGAAATCGGAAGTTGGAAAAGAACGCATGAAAATCATGACAGAAACCAATGATGGTTTTGCTCTAAGTGAAAAGGACCTTGAGCTGAGAGGTCCTGGAGACTTTTTCGGAAGAAAACAAAGCGGGCTTCCGGAATTTAAAGTCGCTGATATGGTCCATGATTACCGTGCGCTCGAAACCGCCAGGAACGATGCATCAACTCTAGTGGAATCCGATGAATTCTGGCACTCGGATGAGTACCTGCCTTTGCGGCATTATTTAAAGGAAGCAGGAGTGCTGGAAGGGGAAAAGCTGGACTAGAAATAAGGTAATCAGAGCGGATTGCGGAAAAGTTCTTTCTTGCAATCTGCTTTTTTTGATTATATACTACTATTAGTACCTAGTCTTAATATCTCGGACGGTGGGATTTTAATGAAAAGAAACAAAAAAGAACGTCAAACATTATTAACGGACACCATAAAAGAAAATCCTTTTGTCACGGACGAGGAACTTGCGGACAAGTTCTCTGTCAGCGTCCAGACAATCAGGCTCGATCGGCTGGAATTATCAATTCCGGAATTGCGTGAGCGAATCAAGCATGTTGCCGAGAAAAGTTTTGAGGATGAAGTGCGATCTTTACCAATAGAAGAAATAATCGGTGAAATAATAGATATAGAATTGGATAAAACGGCGATATCCATTTTCGATGTAAAAAGTGAACATGTTTTCAAGCGTAATGGAATTGCCCGGGGCCACCACCTGTTTGCACAGGCCAACTCACTGGCGGTCGCCGTCATAAATGATGAGCTGGCATTAACGGCAAAAGCCAATATTCAATTTACAAGGCCTGTAAGATTAAATGAACGTATCATTGCAAAAGCAAAGGTCCTTACAATTGACATTGACAGCGGAAGGACGTTGGTTGAAGTCAATAGCTTTGTGAATAACGAACAGGTATTCAAGGGAGAATTTGACATGTTCAGAAAAAAATAATCACTAAAAGGATGAAGCACCATGAAAATTGCCATAGACGCAATGGGAGGCGACAATGCTCCGAAGGAAATTGTCCTTGGGGCAATGAAAGCTGCCGCAGAATATAAGGATGTACATATTACCCTTGTAGGCGATGAGTCAAAAATAAACCAATACCTTACTTCAAATGAGCGAATTGACATATTACATACAGATGAAGTCATCTTGCCGGATGATGAGCCGGTGAGAGCTGTACGCAGAAAGAAAAATGCATCCATGGTGCTTGCAGCGCAGCTTGTCACAGATGGTAAGGCGGATGCATGCATTTCCGCAGGAAACACGGGTGCTCTTATGGCAGCAGGCCTTTTTGTGGTAGGAAGGATTGAGGGCATTGAACGTCCGGCATTATCACCTACGCTTCCAACAATAGGGGGAGAAGGGTTCCTTTTGCTTGATGTAGGGGCGAATGTGGACGCGAAGCCTGAGCATCTTCTTCAATATGCGATTATGGGATCTATATATACCGAAAAGGTCCGGGGTGTTGCCAATCCCAGAGTAGGCCTTCTAAATATCGGAACGGAAGAGAAAAAAGGCAATGAGCTTGCAAAAAATACATTTGATCTGCTGAAGAATGCGGATATCAATTTTATCGGCAATGTGGAAGCGCGCGATTTGCTTGAGGGAGCTGCGGATGTTGTTGTGACAGATGGCTTTACCGGCAATATGGTGCTTAAGACAATTGAAGGTACTGCTCTATCTGTATTTAAAATGCTAAAAGCAGCTCTGACCAGCAGCTTTAAAACAAAATTGGCAGCAGCAGCCTTAAAGCCTGATCTATACCAGCTGAAATCTAAAATGGATTATTCG
It encodes the following:
- a CDS encoding Asp23/Gls24 family envelope stress response protein: MSIELKTNFGQIDISNDVIATIAGGAAVDCYGIVGMASKNQIKDGLTDILRKENFTRGVIVRQEEDEVHIDMYIIVSYGTKISEVAHNVQSKVKYTLDKTVGLSTDSVNIYVQGVRVTNP
- the spoVM gene encoding stage V sporulation protein SpoVM; protein product: MRFYTIKLPKFLGGIVRAMLGTFKKG
- the rsgA gene encoding ribosome small subunit-dependent GTPase A; its protein translation is MPEGKIIKAIAGFYYVLSGNETIQCRGRGVFRKNKVTPLVGDEVVFQAESNTEGYILEVKERKNELIRPPIANVDQAILVFSAVEPGFSTSLLDRFLVLVEFNHIKPLICITKIDLADENEYREIQQYASDYRKAGYDVLLTSSETEEGVKDLMPYLEGEISVFAGQSGVGKSSLLNVLRPDLELKTNDISSHLGRGKHTTRHVELIEVGKGLVADTPGFSSLEFTDIELEDLNYCFPEIQEKSELCKFRGCLHMAEPKCAVKAACENGEIPSYRYEHYKTFLQEIKDRKPRY
- the rlmN gene encoding 23S rRNA (adenine(2503)-C(2))-methyltransferase RlmN; the protein is MEQNTAEKITAAEQKPSIYTLQLHELKEWLKENNEKAFRAEQIFDWLYTKRVTSFEDMTNLSKGLRDTLSANFSLTTLKTIIQQESADGTIKFLFELHDGYSIETVLMRHDYGNSVCVTTQVGCRIGCTFCASTLGGLKRNLEAGEIVAQVVKVQQALDETDERVSSVVIMGIGEPFDNYDSMLSFLKIINHDKGLNIGARHITVSTSGIIPKIYKFADENMQINFAISLHAPNTEIRSRLMPINRAYKLPDLMDSIRYYINKTGRRVSFEYGLFGGVNDQVEHAEELAKLIKNVKCHVNLIPVNYVPERDYVRTPKDQIFAFEKTLKNHGINVTIRREHGHDIDAACGQLRAKERKEETR
- the pknB gene encoding Stk1 family PASTA domain-containing Ser/Thr kinase → MIKGRRLSGRYRIIDMIGGGGMANVYLAHDMILDRDVAVKVLRMDFAEDEEFIRRFHREAQSATSLAHPNIVNIYDVGEEDSIYYIVMEYVDGQTLKQYIQQNSPIRIDDALEILKQLTSAISHAHQNHIIHRDIKPHNILIDRHGNVKITDFGIAMALSATSITQTNSVLGSVHYLSPEQARGGMANRKSDIYSLGIVMFELLTGRLPFSGESAVSIALKHLQSETPSLKRWNPSIPQSVENIVLKATAKDPFHRYDTVEEMEEDIRTALEPERLHEKKFIVPIDDDATKAIPVITDDRPYQSMDETLVHAKDTKGDTQPVANPLPEKKKKEKKKKKKWPIILVSVFLFLIVTGILAITVFPDLMEPKDVQVPDVSGKEVEDAVAELIAAGFTVRDTKPISDPDVEEGLVVKTDPKAGRTVKEGTSIDIYESSGKEKFELADYQGRQYDDVVRLLENKNFKSIEKNEETDDSEPAGTILDQNLSEGDLVVPEDTELIFTVSKGPAPIALKDLRGYNEKGLQEYEESSGLKVEYGEEEYHEEVPEGLVIKQDPAPGANLTRGQKVTVVLSKGKKELLPKTENIEISIPYEPAAEGEPNEVQIIIKDLNNTGSEPMHTELIYEDVVIPIDLTIAPGQNASYKVLRDGQVFEEKEIPYPDEES
- the rpmB gene encoding 50S ribosomal protein L28, which codes for MPRKCVVTGKKTTSGNARSHAMNANKRTWGANLQKVRILVDGKPKRVWVSARALKSGKVERV
- the rpe gene encoding ribulose-phosphate 3-epimerase — translated: MVKIAPSILSADFSKLGEEIKDVERGGADYIHVDVMDGHFVPNITIGPLIVDAIRPVTKLPLDVHLMIEDPDSYIEAFANAGADYITVHAEACRHLHRTVHFIKSFGVKAGVVLNPATPVNMIEHVIEDIDMVLLMSVNPGFGGQKFIPSVLPKIAAVKKLADAKGLKIEIEVDGGVNEETAQLCIEAGANVLVAGSAIYNQKDRAAAIAALKGSQ
- a CDS encoding Stp1/IreP family PP2C-type Ser/Thr phosphatase — its product is MKAVFMTDRGKVRQHNEDNGGIYVNSSGQRLAIVADGMGGHRAGDVASEMTLTSLKGFWDQTDDFQTADEAEGWLQKHIAEVNTILYEHSKVNEQCEGMGTTVVAAICTDRFATIANIGDSRCYILNESGFQQLTEDHSLVNELVRSGQITKEDAEHHPRKNVLLRALGTEAAVEMDIKTITFEEGDLLLLCSDGLSNKVSVAEMSEILKSEGALEEKASVLIDKANDNGGEDNITLVIAEYYESNESGMINDD
- a CDS encoding thiamine diphosphokinase; this encodes MIINILAGGPDDLLPDLHSFSNTDDIWVGVDRGVLTLIQSGIQPEMAFGDFDSVSDEELLLIEENVKELNRFMPEKDETDMELALNWALGQKPEKVHLYGATGGRLDHLFANIQLLIKPALAEDFVPVEIIDKSNKIYIKTPGKYSIKQNSNFKYISFVPVTMEIKGLTLRNFKYPLTDRTVPAGSTLCISNELIDDCGTFSFTEGILMVVRSKD